Proteins from a single region of Pseudodesulfovibrio portus:
- a CDS encoding response regulator codes for MRILIVEDEFTSRKLLTALLSDLGTCDTASDGVECVEAFKKALEEDQPYDLVCMDIMMPNKDGHQALKEIRTVEMNAGVNSADEAKVIMITALNDPKTVVKAYYKGGAAAYLPKPIEIDSLYAILRDLALIE; via the coding sequence ATGCGCATACTCATAGTTGAAGATGAATTCACCAGCCGGAAGTTGCTGACGGCATTGCTGTCCGATCTCGGGACCTGTGATACGGCTTCGGACGGGGTGGAATGCGTCGAGGCCTTCAAGAAGGCTCTTGAGGAAGACCAGCCCTACGATCTGGTTTGCATGGACATCATGATGCCCAACAAGGACGGGCATCAGGCGCTCAAGGAAATCCGCACCGTTGAAATGAATGCGGGCGTGAATTCCGCCGATGAGGCCAAGGTCATCATGATCACCGCGTTGAACGATCCCAAGACCGTGGTCAAGGCCTACTACAAGGGCGGGGCCGCCGCCTATCTGCCCAAACCCATCGAAATCGACAGCCTTTATGCCATCCTCCGCGACCTGGCCCTCATTGAATGA
- a CDS encoding SHOCT domain-containing protein — MSLFDIPLYLNGFFDFLDSPQWKAWPFNSGYGEHLFPAVARLLFVSLIIGAILLFLRLLFGPGGPLRDKELEEEARLETEQERAEVDELFAKGEISEMEYKIKMKALED; from the coding sequence ATGAGTTTATTTGATATCCCTTTGTATCTCAACGGCTTCTTCGACTTCCTGGATTCCCCGCAATGGAAGGCCTGGCCGTTCAACTCGGGGTATGGGGAACACCTTTTCCCAGCCGTGGCCCGATTACTCTTCGTTTCCCTGATCATCGGGGCCATCCTGCTCTTTCTGCGGCTCCTGTTCGGCCCCGGCGGCCCCCTGCGCGACAAGGAACTCGAGGAGGAGGCGCGCCTGGAAACCGAGCAGGAACGCGCGGAAGTGGACGAGCTTTTCGCCAAGGGCGAAATCTCGGAGATGGAATACAAGATCAAGATGAAAGCGCTTGAGGACTGA
- a CDS encoding HD domain-containing protein encodes MDLDRHVAGFRAFADTHLNGEETNDYNIRLKREHSLNVLANSRAIVQSEDIAGRTGELAVLASLYHDIGRFPQFARFGTYKDADSMHHGRLGVLTLRKLSLPDDVSATEWRLIRAAVGLHNAKTVNPSINGALRTLVDVVRDADKVDIFAVILDHLSVRDNSQGVVIHSLEEHPTRYTVPVYETIVSGTPCDYGSLRYSNDFILLLLGWLFSLSFLSSLDMLSRRGLVDKAFSLLPDDARIKALEQKVHALIHYKNQSPLARTDLKP; translated from the coding sequence ATGGACCTCGACCGACACGTTGCGGGATTCAGGGCCTTCGCCGACACCCACTTGAACGGCGAGGAGACCAATGACTACAACATCCGGCTCAAACGGGAACACTCCCTGAATGTCCTCGCCAACAGCCGCGCCATCGTCCAGAGCGAAGACATCGCCGGACGGACGGGAGAGTTGGCCGTCCTGGCCTCGCTCTACCACGACATCGGCAGGTTCCCGCAGTTCGCCCGCTTCGGCACCTACAAGGACGCCGACTCCATGCACCACGGACGCCTGGGCGTCCTCACCCTGCGCAAACTATCCCTGCCCGACGACGTCAGCGCCACGGAATGGCGCCTCATCCGGGCCGCCGTGGGGCTGCACAACGCCAAGACGGTCAACCCGTCGATCAACGGTGCCCTGCGCACCCTGGTGGACGTTGTCCGGGACGCGGACAAAGTCGATATCTTCGCCGTCATACTGGACCACCTGAGCGTGCGGGACAACTCGCAGGGCGTGGTCATCCACAGCCTTGAGGAACACCCCACCCGCTATACGGTCCCGGTGTACGAGACGATCGTCTCCGGCACCCCCTGCGATTACGGCAGCCTGCGCTACAGCAACGACTTCATCCTGTTGCTCCTGGGCTGGCTGTTCTCGCTGTCCTTCCTCTCCTCCCTGGACATGCTCTCCCGGCGCGGACTGGTGGACAAGGCGTTTTCCCTGCTTCCCGATGACGCCCGAATAAAGGCCCTTGAACAAAAAGTACATGCCTTGATACATTATAAAAACCAGTCGCCTCTTGCTCGGACCGACTTGAAGCCGTAG